In a single window of the Gossypium hirsutum isolate 1008001.06 chromosome D02, Gossypium_hirsutum_v2.1, whole genome shotgun sequence genome:
- the LOC107909708 gene encoding BTB/POZ domain-containing protein At1g67900, with the protein MKFMKLGSRPDTFYTNEAVRSVSSEVTSDLIVQVKGSRYLLHKFPLLSKCLRLQRICSESPETLQHQIVQLPDFPGGTEAFELCAKFCYGITITFSAYNIVAARCAAEYLQMTEDVEKGNLVYKLEVFFNSCILHGWRDSIVTLHTTKAFPLWSEDLRITSRCIEAIASKASTHPFKVSLSHSHSRRVRDDVSCNGVEGQRQRPAAKGWWAEDIAELGIDLYWRTMIAIKSDGKIPSNLIGEALQIYASRWLPNISRRIKANREPAGSNSDSDSASEVTSKSRLLLESIVSLLPSEKGAVSCSFLLKLLKAANILNVSSSSKMELARRVALQVEEARVGDLLIPSLSSSSNTLYDVDIVLIILEQFMLQGQSPPTSPPRSKLGTERRRRSRSAENIDFKLQESRRSSSASHSSKLKVAKIVDGYLRQIAKDINLPLSKFIAVAETIPDFSRLDHDELYRAIDIYLKAHPDLNKSERKKLCRVLDCKKLSVEACMHAAQNEKLPLRVVVQVLFFEQARAATTGGKGTDLPSNIKALLASHNINPSKPPRALSTTTSIPGHDQWSTVSGLRSPKSRISTLRMKLAEDDDLDENDMNPDGMGRPSKFKGFCALPTGPKKMFSRLLSTNRNATEKS; encoded by the exons ATGAAGTTTATGAAACTAGGATCTCGGCCTGACACTTTCTACACTAACGAGGCTGTAAG GTCTGTCTCTTCTGAAGTCACTAGTGACCTTATAGTCCAAGTGAAAGGAAGTAGATATCTACTTCACAAG TTTCCTCTCTTGTCCAAGTGTTTGCGGTTGCAGAGGATATGTTCCGAATCCCCTGAAACATTACAGCACCAGATAGTCCAATTACCCGACTTCCCTGGTGGAACTGAGGCGTTTGAGCTTTGTGCTAAGTTCTGTTATGGTATCACAATCACTTTCAGCGCCTATAACATCGTAGCTGCACGATGTGCGGCTGAATACTTGCAGATGACCGAAGATGTGGAGAAGGGGAATTTAGTTTACAAGCTCGAAGTTTTCTTCAATTCCTGCATCTTACATGGTTGGAGGGACTCTATTGTGACTCTTCACACCACCAAAGCCTTTCCTTTATGGTCTGAAGACCTTCGGATTACGAGCAGATGTATCGAAGCCATTGCTTCGAAAGCTTCCACACACCCTTTCAAGGTGAGCTTGTCACATAGTCATTCGAGAAGGGTCCGAGATGATGTATCATGTAATGGCGTAGAGGGCCAGCGGCAACGACCAGCAGCCAAAGGTTGGTGGGCTGAGGACATTGCTGAGTTGGGTATTGACCTTTACTGGAGAACCATGATTGCAATTAAATCTGATGGCAAAATACCCTCTAATCTCATTGGCGAAGCATTGCAAATCTATGCATCTAGATGGCTACCTAATATTTCAAGAAGAATAAAAGCTAACAGAGAACCAGCAGGGTCCAACTCGGATTCGGACTCAGCTAGTGAGGTTACTTCAAAGTCTAGGCTGCTGTTGGAATCAATAGTGAGTTTGCTCCCATCGGAGAAAGGCGCTGTTTCGTGCAGTTTTCTACTTAAACTCTTGAAAGCAGCCAACATTCTTAAtgtttcatcttcttcaaaaatgGAATTGGCTCGAAGGGTGGCACTTCAGGTAGAGGAAGCAAGAGTCGGTGATTTGTTAATACCCTCCTTATCAAGCTCAAGCAATACCCTCTATGATGTAGACATAGTCCTTATAATTTTGGAGCAATTCATGTTACAAGGACAGAGTCCACCAACTAGCCCTCCAAGATCGAAGCTGGGGACTGAAAGGAGAAGACGATCTCGTTCAGCCGAGAACATCGATTTTAAGCTTCAGGAAAGTAGGAGATCTTCTTCAGCATCACACAGTTCCAAACTGAAAGTAGCCAAAATTGTAGATGGGTATCTGCGACAGATTGCCAAGGACATAAATTTACCTCTATCAAAATTCATTGCAGTAGCTGAGACAATCCCCGATTTCTCCAGGCTCGACCATGACGAGCTTTACAGAGCCATTGACATTTATCTCAAG GCACACCCTGACCTAAACAAGAGTGAAAGGAAAAAACTGTGCCGCGTTCTAGACTGCAAAAAGCTCTCTGTTGAGGCCTGCATGCATGCTGCACAAAATGAAAAACTTCCGCTTAGAGTAGTGGTACAAGTTCTGTTCTTCGAGCAAGCTCGAGCTGCGACGACCGGGGGCAAAGGGACTGACCTCCCTAGCAACATTAAGGCACTTTTAGCCTCTCATAACATTAATCCATCAAAGCCTCCAAGGGCTTTAAGCACTACTACTAGCATTCCAGGACATGACCAATGGAGTACTGTCTCAGGCCTTAGATCACCAAAGTCCAGAATCTCAACATTAAGGATGAAGCTTGCCGAAGATGATGATTTGGACGAAAATGATATGAACCCTGATGGAATGGGAAGGCCTTCCAAGTTTAAAGGTTTCTGTGCTCTACCTACAGGACCCAAAAAAATGTTCAGTAGGTTGCTGTCCACCAATAGAAATGCCACTGAAAAGAGTTGA